The following proteins come from a genomic window of Populus alba chromosome 12, ASM523922v2, whole genome shotgun sequence:
- the LOC118029010 gene encoding protein ENHANCER OF LHP1 1, translating to MKVRTLKLREAHKSINGNNDINPSFCSVLWDQQALHLVTASSSDPSISIHDPLLPSNPPKILRHHRDGVTALALSPNSTCLASGSIDHSVKLFKFPSGEFETNVTRFTLPIRALAFNKSGSMVAAAGDDEGIKLINTVDGSIARVLKGHKGPVTGLAFDPINEYLATVDSVGTVLFWELQSGGILHTLKGVAPNIISDTSFVNVVSWSPDGETLAVPGLRNDVVMYDRDTAEKLFSLRGDHVQPVCYLSWSPNGKYMATSGLDRQILIWDVDKKQDIDRQKFEDRISGMAWKPIGNALAVIDVMGKYGLWESVVPSSMKSPTEDIPSLKNSNGVLLFDEDPEPSTSGGLSEFGEDSLGESEPCSRKRLRKQSEFEDPDEDIDDELSLLPKTEPRKKVHRSSKDNLDKGNGLRSTVTSARLKMQEAFQPGATPPQRGKRRFLCYNMLGTITTVENDGYSHIEIDFHDTGRGSRLPSMTDYFGFTMASLNENGSVFANPCKGEKNMSTLMYRPFSSWANNSEWSMRFEGEEVKVVALGTAWVAAITSLNFLRIYTDGGLQRHILSLDGPVVTASGLKNQLAVVTHVSDCLPSNDQMLEFRVFDISNGTQPLTGRLPLTPGSHLTWFGFSEEGQLSSYDSKGVLRVFTSQYGGSWLPIFSASKEKSDESYWVVGLNASKLFCIVYKSPDMFPQVIPKPVLSLLNLSFPVASSDLGADALENEFIMNSMHLSQIQKRMEDMAGACLDTTALDDEAFNMEATQDRCILRLIASCCNGDKLVRATELMKLLSLEKSMKGAIKLVAALKLPNLAERFNSILEERLVNESKGTYKSPLLNSNDRASLTADAAISKTMVTSTGKNETPEPRIAFSSPTLSAPLFIKKANKQEHEKSYQNQTVNAKTSMEPSNAEKVKSAENVIGVEVKMTGEVLKVQSQRPSNPFLKSSNNQETSKKDLDQLTSLHPSNPFKRTH from the exons ATGAAAGTCCGTACACTGAAACTAAGAGAAGCCCATAAATCTATCAATGGAAACAACGACATCAACCCTTCCTTCTGTTCTGTCTTATGGGACCAACAGGCCCTTCATCTTGTTACAGCCTCCTCCTCTGACCCATCAATCTCCATCCATGACCCTCTCCTCCCTTCAAATCCTCCAAAGATTCTCCGTCACCACCGCGATGGCGTCACTGCCTTAGCTCTTAGCCCTAATTCTACCTGCCTCGCCTCTGGATCTATTGACCACTCCGTCAAGCTCTTCAAGTTTCCAA GTGGTGAGTTTGAGACTAATGTTACTAGATTCACGCTGCCGATTCGTGCTCTTGCATTTAATAAATCAGGGAGCATGGTCGCAGCTGCTGGCGACGATGAAGGCATTAAACTTATTAATACAGTCGATGGCTCTATTGCGAGGGTTCTGAAAGGACATAAAGGACCTGTTACTGGCTTAGCTTTTGACCCTATTAACGAGTACTTGGCAACAGTAGATTCTGTTGGGACTGTTTTATTTTGGGAACTGCAGTCTGGTGGGATCTTACATACCCTAAAGGGTGTTGCTCCTAACATTATTTCGGACACTTCTTTCGTGAATGTTGTTAGTTGGAGTCCTGACGGGGAGACCTTGGCTGTCCCTGGTTTGAGAAATGATGTTGTGATGTATGATAGAGACACGGCAGAGAAGCTGTTTTCACTGAGAGGTGATCATGTACAGCCTGTATGTTATTTGTCCTGGTCACCTAATGGCAAATACATGGCCACTTCTGGTTTGGATAGACAGATTCTGATATGGGATGTCGATAAGAAGCAGGACATTGACAGGCAGAAGTTTGAGGATAGAATAAGTGGTATGGCTTGGAAGCCAATTGGTAATGCATTGGCTGTTATTGATGTTATGGGAAAGTATGGTCTGTGGGAATCGGTTGTTCCTTCGTCAATGAAATCTCCTACAGAAGATATTCCAAGTTTGAAGAACAGTAATGGAGTTCTTTTGTTTGACGAGGATCCAGAGCCAAGTACATCTGGTGGTTTAAGTGAATTTGGTGAAGATAGTCTTGGTGAATCAGAACCATGTAGCAGGAAGAGATTACGTAAACAGTCTGAATTTGAAGATCCAGACGAGGACATTGATGATGAGTTGAGCTTGCTTCCAAAGACTGAACCCAGAAAAAAGGTGCATCGTTCCAGCAAGGATAACttggataagggaaatggactCAGAAGTACAGTGACATCTGCTAGGTTGAAAATGCAGGAGGCATTTCAGCCAGGCGCTACTCCTCCACAGCGTGGAAAGAGGCGCTTCCTGTGCTACAACATGCTTGGAACTATAACTACAGTGGAGAATGACGGATACTCCCACATAGAG ATCGACTTTCATGATACTGGCAGAGGTTCACGACTTCCGTCAATGACCGACTATTTTGGTTTCACAATGGCCTCATTAAATGAGAATGGAAGTGTTTTTGCCAATCCCTGCAAAGGTGAAAAGAATATGAGTACTCTCATGTATCGCCCGTTCAGCAGCTGGGCAAACAACAGCGAG TGGTCTATGCGATTTGAAGGGGAAGAAGTGAAAGTAGTGGCACTTGGTACTGCTTGGGTTGCTGCAATTACTAGTCTTAATTTTCTGCGCATCTACACTGATGGTGGTTTGCAG AGGCATATTCTCTCCCTTGATGGACCAGTGGTGACTGCGTCAGgcttaaaaaatcaacttgctGTTGTCACTCATGTTTCCGACTGTCTTCCTTCAAATGACCAG ATGCTAGAGTTCAGAGTATTTGACATATCTAATGGGACCCAGCCACTCACAGGGCGTCTTCCCTTGACTCCAGGTTCACATCTAACATGGTTTGGTTTTAGTGAAGAAGGCCAATTAAGTTCATATGACTCGAAG GGTGTTTTGCGGGTTTTTACAAGCCAATATGGTGGTAGTTGGCTCCCAATCTTCAG TGCCAGTAAAGAGAAGTCTGATGAAAGCTACTGGGTGGTTGGACTAAATGCTAGCAAGTTGTTTTGTATTGTTTACAAGAGTCCTGACATGTTCCCACAG GTGATACCCAAACCAGTCCTCTCCCTTTTGAATCTCTCATTCCCTGTAGCATCCTCTGATCTTGGAGCAGATGCCCTGGAAAATGAGTTTATAATGAACAGCATGCACCTCTCACAG ATTCAGAAAAGAATGGAAGACATGGCAGGTGCCTGTTTGGATACCACTGCACTAGATGATGAAGCTTTCAATATGGAGGCAACTCAAGATAGATGCATCCTGAGACTAATTGCTTCTTGCTGTAATG GTGATAAGCTTGTGAGGGCTACGGAACTTATgaagcttttatctctggaaaAATCAATGAAGGGAGCAATAAAGCTGGTTGCAGCGCTGAAGCTTCCAAATTTGGCCGAACGATTCAACAGTATACTGGAG GAAAGATTGGTCAATGAATCTAAGGGAACTTACAAAAGCCCCCTCTTGAACTCAAATGATCGTGCATCTCTCACAGCTGATGCTGCAATCAGCAAGACGATGGTGACTTCAACTGGAAAAAATGAAACACCCGAACCTCGCATTGCATTCTCATCACCGACACTGTCAGCCCCCCTATTTATCAAAAAGGCAAATAAGCAAGAGCATGAAAAAAGTTATCAGAACCAAACTGTAAATGCAAAGACCAGTATGGAGCCAAGCAATGCAGAGAAGGTGAAAAGTGCTGAAAATGTGATTGGAGTAGAAGTAAAGATGACAGGCGAGGTGTTAAAGGTACAATCACAACGCCCGTCTAATCCATTTTTAAAGTCATCAAACAATCAGGAAACTTCGAAGAAAGATCTGGATCAGTTAACATCCCTGCATCCCTcaaatcctttcaaaagaacACATTGA